The window AGGACGAGGTGCTGCTGACCTTCGACACCCCGCTGGACACCCGCATGGCCGAGAAGCGCTCCCTGTCCCTCTCCACCGTGAAGGACCTTGAGCACCAGCTGGCCACCACCGGCAAGGATATCGACCGCCTGCGCGTGCGCCGCAAGGAACTGGAGGTCATGGAGAAGCAGAACATGGCCACCTCCCAGGCCCTGGTGCAGAACGCCCAGGACATCGAAGTGGCCGAGAAGCAGCGCGTGGCCCTGCAGGAAAAGCTCACCCTGGAGCGCGACATGGCCCAGCAGCGCCTGGAGCAGGCCCGCGAGCGCTTCGGCCCCAAGGCCAACTACGGCCAGCTTCCTCCCGAGGGCATCGTCAAGGCCCCCATCGACGGCTACATCCTCTGGATCAACCCCGAGTTGCGCGCGGGCGTGAAGCTCAGCCGCGACGTGGAGGTGTTCCAGGTGGGCACCCTGGACCCCATCCTCATCCGGGCCCAGGTGCACGAGATCGAGGCCCTGCGTCTCAAGCTGGGCGACCAGGCCAAGGTGACCTTCGACTCCCTGCCCGGCAAGGAGTTCACCGCCACCGTGAGCCGCATCCCCTGGGCTCCGCTGCCCAGTTCGCTCCAGCAGCCGTCCTACTACGAGATCGAGCTGACCCTGCCCAACCCGGACTACACGCTCAAGGAAGGCCTCAAGGGCCTCGTGACCATCATCCCGAAAAAATAAGCCCGAGACACATTTCAGAACTATGTCCGCACGCATCGTCGAAGTATCCACCAAGCAGGACATGGAGGATTTCCTCCAGCTCCCGTTTTCCATCTACGAGGGGGACCCGCACTGGGTCCCCCCCGTTCTCCCGCACCAGCGCAAGTTCCTGGACCCCAAGACCGGCCCCTTCTTCGAGGTGGGCGAGGCCCGGTACTTCCTGGCAAAGGACGGCGAGCGCGTCACCGGGCGCATCAGCGCGCACCTGAACTTCGCCTACGAAAAGCATCACGACGCCTCCACCGGCTTCTTCGGCTTCTTCGAGTGCATCGACGACCAGGACACAGCCGACGCCCTGTTCCAGGCCGCGGCCGACTGGGTGAAGGCCCGCGGCAAGACCAAGCTGCACGGCCCGCTCTCCTTCGGCATCTACGACGAGGTGGGCCTGCTGGTGCAGGGCTACCACGAGCGCCCGGTGATGTTCCACACCTACAACCCGCCCTACTACGAGAAGCTGGTTGAAAACTGGGGCTTCAAGAAGGCCTTCGACTGGTTCGCCTACAACATCGACAAGCTCCCGGGCACCATCGAACAGCTCAAGGCCCGCCGCGACGAGATCCTCAGCGCCGCCAACGTGACCATCACCGAGGGCAAAACCAGCGAGTTCCTCAAGCGCGGGCCCGAGGTGCTGGAGATGTTCAACACCCTCTGGCAGAAGAACTGGGGCCACGTGCCCCTGACCGAACGCCAGTTCGACGACATCTTCCTGCAGATGCGCCCCATCATCCGCCCGGAGCTCATCAACTTCATCATCGAGAACGACGAGCTGCTGGCCTTCAACGTGGTGGTGCCCGACATCAACGTCACACTGCACAAGATCCGCAGCAACCTGAACTGGTGGGGCATGATCCGCCTGCTGCTGGATTGCCGCGTGTTCCCGCTCACCGCCACGCGCGACGTGATCATGGGCGTGAAGAAGTCCCACCAGTGGCGCAAGCTGCACCATGCGCTGATCCTGCACACCATGATCGTGCAGAGCAAATGGCGCAAAGGCTACAGCTACTGCGACTGCTCCCTGATCCCCGAATCGCTGGTGAAGTGGAACAAGACGCTGGTCATGTTCGGCGGGCGCATCTGGCGCACCTTCCGCCTCTACGACCGCGACATCTAGCCCCTCCATGACCACGCACGAGCCGCGCTGCGCGCAGATCAGCCTGCTCACGGGTCAGGCGGAGACGCCGCCGCCCGCGACGGACGCGCTTTGGGCCCTGGGCCTGAGCGTCCTGGTGTTCCTGCTGGCTCACGGCGGGCGGCTCTTCAACCCCTTCGCCATCAACGACGACGTGCGCCAGCAGCTCTACTGGATGCAGCGCTGGCTGGACCCGCAACTCTACCCGCCTTCGCTGCTGAACGGCTACGCCCAGGCCTACGTGAGCCCCGGCGTCAAGGCTCTCTACGGCTTCGCCTCCCCCTTCATCGGCCCCCTGGCTTTCTCCAAGGTTCTCTCCGGCCTGCTCTTCGTGGCCCAGTGCCTGCTGGTGCGGGGCGTCGGCCTGCGCCTGGGCGGACGAGCCGTGTCCTGGGCCTGCATGGCCATGGTCTGGCTGATGCCCTTCTTCATCGACAACATCTCCGGCGGCCTGGCCCGGGCCTTCGCCAGCCCCCTGCTGGCGCTGTTCGTGCTGCTGTTCCTCTCGGGCGGGTGGGCCATGTTCGCGGTGCTGCTCCAGGGCCTGTTCATCCCCTACATCGGTCTGCCCTGCTTCCTGGCGGGCGGCTTGTGCGACGCGGCCAAGCTCTTCAAGGGCAGGCTCAAGCCCACG of the Fundidesulfovibrio soli genome contains:
- a CDS encoding efflux RND transporter periplasmic adaptor subunit; translation: MNKRLTALALALLIAGGEALAQAPQNAGQAQAPAQTQAKPDPSPAAQEIIFSGKLYSPVKLTVTLPYTSKILTMSANIGQKVKKDEVLLTFDTPLDTRMAEKRSLSLSTVKDLEHQLATTGKDIDRLRVRRKELEVMEKQNMATSQALVQNAQDIEVAEKQRVALQEKLTLERDMAQQRLEQARERFGPKANYGQLPPEGIVKAPIDGYILWINPELRAGVKLSRDVEVFQVGTLDPILIRAQVHEIEALRLKLGDQAKVTFDSLPGKEFTATVSRIPWAPLPSSLQQPSYYEIELTLPNPDYTLKEGLKGLVTIIPKK